ATGAGTAGAAGAAACTGGtgatgtttttgaaatttacctgCATGGCTTTCATTTTCCTGGGATTGATTTGGAACATCCAAGTTCAGCCAACCACTTTTCTTCGACTCAGCATTCGCTCTAATCCAGTTTCTGCTCCCCACACCCCAGGTCCAAGTCAAATTGTCTGCATTTAAGAACGAAGAAGGTCAGCCAAAGCAGGATCTGAAGTTCTGAAGGGGCTTATTTTGTAACATCCCTTTAACGAAAGACCTAAAAAGTAACAGGCATTTACTGGGAGATATACCTACCGCAAGAGCTGATGGCTGTCATCAAAGTACATTTTTATCATTGTGTTAGGCTAGAAACCTTACCTTCTATTAACTCCAACTTTTCTCTCTGAGTCTTCATAGAATGTCACAGTTTTTGCCTGGGAGACCATTCCAGATTaccaaacaaataataaatgagttAAATCATCCAGTTAATAAAAGTTTGCCCTGACCTCGTCCAGCACTGTTCCCAGCCGAAGAAGAGATCTTGAGTCCCCAGGTACTTCCTTCCTGCCTGAGAGGATGCAGAAAATGTatcagatagaaaaaaaaaattgtgaaattcgggtaaaaatacatacataatcgCTTCTTCACACCATAtttcttaataattattaattgcAGAGAGTAGTTCGGCTTTCGCTAAATGGTTAAGGAAGTACTCATAAGTTTGTTGCCAAACAGTTTTATTACAACAACGTCACAtggttaaaattttaatgtgtacTGCTTAAAATTTATAATCCATCCAGTAaaaaggcagtttttaaaaagtttttctgcttaaaacaatttttatttttagtgaaaaaatacagatacatttttgctttgaatttaattttacatGGCAAATCAATTTTAGGTCCTCCTAGACAAAACtgatctattttttattttaaaacacatttaatttcaatttttcccCTATTAGACGTTTCTACCATGGTGGGGTTTCCTCTGCAGTTAGACAATGCAGCAGAATTCCCATTTCCTGAAAAGTTGGAGTTTAAGAGGCAATGTTAAAATACTTTGAGGACCCTGAAAACACTTCTGAACTTGGAATAAGGGTTATTTTGATTATTAAGTTTCTCATACATAAACAGAGACACAAATCCACTCTGTGTGTTCTAGACCCCAGAGCAAGCTTCTGTTGAGGAGAGACCCCAGTGACAGCAAGGTGATGTCCTCAGGCCCCAGCAGGCTGCTCCAGAGGGTCTAGCTCCCCTCCTCTCGAGATGGGCACCCTGCAGGCCTTGATGCCACAGAGCCTTGTCTCAGAAGAACAGGTTGCCTGTGCACGTGTGTCACGGCaccagggagagagaagaatgcTAGATGTAAGGACATTTAGGGCGGCTCTTTTCACCCAGAAATCCTCAGGACTGCACCCTTCTGGGTCAAAACACCAAcactttatttctttgcattcCATCTGGAAAAAGAAATGTAGGTTTTGAATATGGCAAAACCCAGAAAGGAGTATTTTTTTATACAATTAGAGAGAATGGAGCCAGACAGTGACCTTGTAAGGACTCGGCTAAGACAAAAATGTTGGTAAGAGATAGGGTGCTCTCTATGGGCTAAAGGCTGGAGATCTTGAATGACCAGAAATGATTTGAAGAACTGCATTGCTGTCACGGTAACACACATGAAATACTATATTCTAAGCCTTCACTAACCTAACATTGTTATGCTCAAGAATTAAATTGCTGTAGCTGTTTAATTTAAAAGGAATGAGGCTTACTAAAATAGAAGTTACTGATAATCCCTTTCCATGTCCCTTTTTGACCTGAAATGTTACTTCTTATAATACATATTCACAAATGTCACTATATGTTATTCTACTCAGAGGCCTCTTTTGCGTATGAGAAAAGCCATGTTTTGAGTTCCCACAAAGTCTGTAGACATCATAAACATGATAAACATCACTGTATGTCCTATGTAACCTATATCTACCcactgatgtttaaaaaaataaggagtAATTCTAAAAGACTATTAACACAGGATTTGTTACTGAGAAGTGTGCAGGAAAGaccttaatgtaaaaaaaaaattttttttagataaatcCTTCcaaggtgatttaaaaaaaaaaacacgaaaTATTTACACCATACTAGACTTTCCTAAATGTTCTATGATATTTCTATTTCAAAACTGTCTTCTGTGAGAATATGAGGAATATAGATACAGCAAGTTTAATGCATAAGCCAACACCCTTAGCTTGAGCAGAAGACGTACCTAGGGTCTCCCAGCACCAGGAAGATGGCAAAAATTCAACTGcaactatttcctttttttgaagCAGCTCAAAATGCTTTAGCAAAGACCTATGACTCTTATTATCATTCCTAATGATATAAGAAAAGATGAGAGAGGCAAGAACCGGGGCTTTTGCCTCCAAGCACTTAATCCACTAAAACACATtgcatttgaaatttaaaaattgttaggGAATTTTCCCACTGAATGAGATCTTAAGACTTCTTGAAAAACACTGTGATTTACTGTGACTTGAATAGtatctgagaggtaagagtgacAACACTTCCAGTTTGAGTGACAGCACGAACTAGAAAATTTAGACTGTGATCATGAGGTTACATTAGCAAGTAAGTTCCAAATTAGGCCAATACTGTGAGATTTGCTGTGCTGTTTTGAATAATTTGGTTCAAATATCCAAATTTGGCCAGTATGTTATTCCAGTTCATTTTGGTCATATCAGACGGGAGCAAGGATCTTCTGTACAGATCTTATTACAGGACGCTCGTAGCTCTGTTGGACCGTGCAGGTTGCCAGGAACACTGGAAATGGGACAAATCACTCTTTCCGTCACTATTACATTTTGTGTGAGAAGTGGATCAAAGACTGCAGTGGAGGGTTGCACGAGGGAACCGGAAGCTGAGTAAGTTTCCGTCACCAAATAGCTACCGCCTTGCTGCAGAGGGTCAGGGATGGAAATGGCTGGTTGGAGGATGGAACCCGAGGCGGACAAAGCGGAAGCTCCCTGGCTGCCTGACACAGCCTGGTACCTAACAGATTCTGACTGCTGGACCTCTACAGATTGGCCACAGGATCCAATCCCAGCACTGCTGTCTTTGGTGGCTGGCTGAGATATTTTGGCTTCGTCATCCACCCCGAGGCTTATCTCTGCAAGCTTTTTAAATTTGGGGCCGAGTGAGTCCAAGAAGCTGTCATCCAGCTCATCGGCAATAAAACTGCAACAACCCAGGGAGCCGATAGGAGAACCGGGGGCCCCAGCTCCTTCGTTATCATAGATCAGCAAGCAGTCATTTGCTTCCTGGCCATCGTCGTCGTCTGCACAGGCAAATGCTTTCTGAAGGTGgagaaaagtgggaaaaaaatgactCTTAAAAGATACTCAGTAGAAGAATGCAATACCATTTGTTGAACTCAAGGTTTGATCATGAGTGGGTGATTTAGGTGATCCACAGAAGTAAGGCACACTCTTCATGTCAGCAGTCATGTGACAGAAGTTATCTGTGTTTGGAGAATAATGTAATTGACATTCCTTCAACATTGAATCTGGCTGGGGCTTGTGTTTTAACTGTGGATTTTCAAGGCTTGAATTTACATGGACCTAGGTGTTCGGAGCAAATGTGGATGAAGCCTGGAGATTATTCTCTGGGCCAAGTGGGAGGGTCCCTGTGTGTGCTTACGTTGATGCACCGCTTTGGGTGGGGTGTGGGTGCAGCCATCCCACCGTGCGCCATCTGAGACAGCGCTCACCCACGCGGGGGCCTTTACCAAGACTCTGTAAGACCCTTGTGAGAGCCTGAACTGTAAGTAGGGCCCTCATCGTACCTTGGAATATCGGAAGAATCCTCATTCCAAACAGGCCCTCTCTCTGGTCTCTCCTCAGACACAGTGTCAAGCCTTCATGTGCTCGGACACCAAGCCAGCACTTACACCCTTGTCTCTTCTCAGTTCTATGCTTCCTGACACTTCTCCTGATCTCGGATCACACCCCTTGCTTCCCCTTTTGTTTTGGGGTCATGAATTCAATGGCTCTTCAACTTTTTCGGATGTGGACTCCTTAAACACATGAAGACTGCTATAACCCTCTACCAGAAAAGTATGTGCAGATGTATTCTGACATACTTCATGGTATAGGAAGTACAGAATAAGTTGCTTTGCATTCCTCAAGAGGATGCTGCTGATCTGAAATGCAGAACGTTTTGCTTTCCGTTGTCACTCCAGTTGGAGGGACACGTTCTCCATGTTCTCTCGTTTTATGTCTACCAACACGTTCTTTTGACCAGTAGCCCAATTTTGGCAGCCACTTTAGgttatctgtattattttaacAAGGAGCTAATTTTTTTGCTTGCATTTTACCAAACTATAAAAAACACGCACTGTAAAACTGAAGTGGAGTCAAGTAGAAAGATCTCTAAGGTAAACAAGATAACGAAGCCACAAAGTTTTCCACCAAATTACCTGGGAGAAGTAGGAGTCCAGGAAGTTCATGTTGACGGCCCCTTCGCCGTAGTCCTTGTTGGTTCCTCCGGTGGAGTGCCTTGTTCGCATCGTTCCGGACAGTCCGGCAGAATACACACCCAGTCCACCGGCTGCTCCAAGTCCCGCAGTGGCTCCAGATCCTGCAGCTGCTCCAAGCTTGGTGGTCAGTTCCATTCCCGAAGCTCCTTCTACCACTGTCCCTCCAGCATACATATTTGTACAGACTTCTGAAAAAACAGGGGAGGGAGTTCCATAGCATCTCCTGctgtgatttgttttgttttgttttgttttttgctggtCTTTGATATCCACGAGCAGTCACCAAGTAAAGCAAGTAAATGGGAGAAAACACAATATGACTAGAGGCGATAAGAACATCCCACAGGGTTTTATGTGAGAGTAACAGAAGAGGTGAGGAGGTAACGGGTTAATAGCGGATGAACTAGCTCTATTAAAAATTATCTacgaattaaaaaatacacaaaagaaatagATTTTCAGTGACAAcagccagaaagggaaaagtaAGAACAGAATATTCAGCACACAGCCACGGAACGCTTCTAATGCaatgcttgtttgttttcaggaaaaaagaaattgtaattaaGCTGTCATATTGGCTCAATAAGGAAACCAAAGAGGAAACATACATAATGTAATCATGCAAATTAGCAGAAGCTAATTTGGTTTTTTGATGCctaatgaaaatttaatgagTTACGACTATTCTGCCTGTTACCTTTAGGTTATATTTGCATGgaaagctggtttttttttttttgtagagcaTTCTGAATATAGTTTTTGCTATGTAATTATAATGGATTTTAGacattaggttttattatttctctaGTTTAAGCCTTAATTGTGGCATTGAGATAATATGATTAAAATAGTCATTTCATAAACCAAAGAAGTAAGTAATTTCACCTAGGGGACAACATAAGCACTCTTGTCCCATTATGGCTGAATGTAAGAATTGGTAATTGAACTCAAATCAGGGTGCTGTTAGATCTGGGGAGGGAAAAAGGGCAACAAGATTTAGGATGTGCACACACGAGGCTTTAACTGCAGATAGTACCAATGTTAAGAATAGTTGAAGTTGGGTGGTGAGTACatagtgtttattatattttcctttacatttttctgtatgtatgagATCTTTCCTTATTGAAAAATTAATAGTTGACTATCTGAGAGCTATGCTTCAGTTTGTTAAAGTTTGGAAAAAGTATAACAAATCTTCAGTTAGTACAAACGGTAGCATCAGTAGGCACATGAACTTGAGCCAGAGCTAGGTCATGGAATTGACTAATATACTCACAGTAAACCATCTCACTGAAACCCAGTTTCAGTGGTAACATTTCTCAACATGTGCACATATATGCAAATTATTAAAAGAATTTagaacatttcttatttttcaatatttcttatttttcaatatttcttacTTAACTCACTGttgttttcaaaaagaaagtCAGTGTTCACTTACCAGAGTTTTCCATGACATCGACTCCATTGGCAGTTATGGGTGGCACACAGATATTTGTGATTTCCTGCAAACCATgcacaaaaaataaacacatttaaaaattaatcgtATTTCACCGATATTGGTAGACTGTGCCCCTTTGCAAATGGTGACATCAGAAGAAGCCCAAATTCTTGCAGGAGTAACCATTCTTCTGATTTGACATCTGAAGAGCTAAAATCCTAAAAGACTTCATTTATTTCAGCACTGAATCTCAAGGGCCCTTGAGGGTCAAGAGGTCTCTTACTTTTATAGcccattttccccttttcccACTTGAATATAAATCAAAATTTGCTCTGTATGATTGGAATAAGTGTTTTACAGAGTGAATCCTCACCTTGTCTTCAGGTTGGGCTCCTTCGATTCCCCACCGATGAATTGTTCCTTCTGAACCATCAGGCACTGGGATAAATCCACCAGTCACGCCGCTGATAGGACCCGTCCCACAGTCACAAGTCAGCAGCAGAAGAGGGGCCACTAGtatcaaggaaaacaaaatatcagAACATTTGAATCACTTGACGTGGCAATTCTCAGAACTATGACAAAGAAAATACGATATTTTCATTGCTTATTTCTGGAAAATCTAATGCTTATCTGAAACATCTAAGAAAGCAAAATTAGTTTGtatcaaataaaatttagaaaattaagcATAGTAAAATTTCATGTGATTATGAAACCAAAGGAGAATCAATCTGTTTGATCAAATTATTCTTGTGAcaggtatatttttttcttaaaataggccCTATTTGATGAATGATAAAGCTGGTTGGTTGTTCAGTTTCTGAGTCCTTTtctgtaatacatttttttaattatttgcatttatttgtacATACTGAAGCTATGTTTGTGGTGTCAGGTGAATGAACACCTGAATGGTCAGATTGTTGACAAGCGATGTgttaaatttaaacatttctgaTTCTTCCCGAAAATGCGATTTTCCCCAGCTTTGCCTCTACGACAATTGCAAAGAGGCATTGCCTGTGCAGCGGGAAGGCCCCACACATGCCCACACCCAGCGCGGAACAGGCCGAGGCTTCGGCATACTCACACAGCAGCATCAGAAGACCCAGGAGGAGCAGGCCGATGGCGGCAGGCCCCAGCCTCCAGGACGACTGATCCCGTCTGATCCAGGGGGCTTTGGTTGGAGTCACAGTTCTGCTACAGGTGTTCCTGTTGTCACACTGACAGACTTCCAGAGTCAAGCTCTCCGGTGTCTCGCACCGCCTGCCCTGACCATCCGTGACCACGAGGGAGATTCTGTACACGCCAGGAGACACCTGCTGCGGGGCTCTTAGGAGCGCAGAGGTAGCTGAGGGGGACAGTCAAACAAATCAACGGTAGGACACGGTGTCTCTTGCTcttaaaatgacttatttttataaacagaacCAGAAGTGCCATAGACACCACCATCACAGATAGCAGGGCTGAGGCTTGAGCAGTTCGGAGGGAGGGCTGGAGCGTGTGGGGCTGTACTTCCTCCTTGCCTTTCTATCTGCCCCAGAAGGGCCATAATCTTCCTCCATGAAAACTCACCCCTACCTTGATTTTCCCCTCTAAGAGGAGAGGAGTGGGCAGCACTTAAATCCAGTCCTTCTTCTGGGGCTTCCCCAGCCTCCGGTACGCCTGCACCAACCCCTGGACTCTGGTGCAGCCCTCTGAATGTATCCCTTCCGCCTCGCTCCATGTTAGCGCCGGGCTGATCAAGACTGACATCTCTACTTCTGCTTTGGCTGCTGCTATGTCAGCTGCTCATCCCATGAGCCTCAAGTCAGTTGTGTGGGGTTCCCTGTGGTGCAGGCCTGTGGCTTATCTGACTCACAAGCAATGATCATTCTCCATTGTGATGTTGTCCCTTTCTAAGGGCTCCAGCAGCAGCTCTTGTAAGATGCGGGGTTGTGTTGCTTCAATAATTCTTGACCCCACTGTGCCGCTTAACATTGTGCCTGATCCACCCAGTCCCAGCAGGTGTGTGTAGTGCCGGGTCCTGTCTTTCTGTGATGTTTCTTTTGCAGCCTTTTCATTGGCCATGTGTCTGGTAAAGCCGTTTGGAGCCAAATGCTACATGCACAACTTGGAGCTAGATCCTGACACCAGGATCAGTAAGGTCCCAGGAAAGGAGCCCACGGAGAACAAGATGCCTTTGGTGACTCTAGGCATGCTGATACCTATGACTGGGCGCCACAGAGCAAGCATGTTCATGAAAGGAAGCAAGACTGGTTCAGAAAAGAACTAGAGAAAAGGGGGTTCATTTACAGAGGATTTGAAATGGCCTGCTGGTCACGATCAAACCCCTAGAGGAGAAGACTCTTATTAAGTCTAATGGCTATCAGGCTCCTGGAAAACATAGGAAATGTAAACTTAGCATGACAAAGATTAGGAGGAAAGGAAGGCTGGATGAACTCTTGCCCCAGCTAATGGATTTATGAATTTCAGTCCACCATGCTCTCAAGATTCCTGACTAGTGACAGCCTCGAGCAGGCTGCCTCCTCCATTGGTTCACGTCTGCTGACGGTCTGCCCAATGAGGAAAAGCttatatatttagaaatctaAACAGCTCTGCAATAAAATAGATGCCTgactctaatctttttttttttctggtgtacTGTGTaggtagaaataaaattttaaagacattaaaaaactAAGAGTCCacgtgaaaaacagaaaatattaaatagttaATATTACATCATGTCATTCCTTTTCTGAAGAGAGAAGAAATTCATGAGCCTCAGCCCACATCTTCATggcaaagaaattttaaaattacttttggaAAGGACTTGCTCTCAAATCAGTGCTCTCTCATCCTTCTGGAAATATAAAGCAGCAGCTGCTATCATTTGTGGAAGCCGCTTTACGGCTACTCACCGTTCAGCGTTGTGATGCCCCACACCACCGGCAGTTTGAGAGGCTGCTCCTCAAGGGAGAACGTGTAGGGGCCCGAGTATTTATCCCGCTCCAGCACTCTAGCCGAGACGACCACGGAAGGGGACACACTGCAGATGGCTTCCTTTTCCAGGACAATGTTTGGACAGTCTTCATTAAAATCAGGTACTCTAACGTATACGGTGCCTGTAGAAGTTTTACCCGTGCTTTCTGTAAGAAGAATGTTTTGGAGTTAAAGAAATACGCAGAACAAGTTgtacaattaataaataaataataaataaaccttttaaatttctcttgcatGCAACCAAATTAATGTGTTTACTCATGTGAAATTGTATTTGTTAATCCTCCAAGTAAACAGATGTCACCCAATTTCCACATTTTGTTAAAAGCAGATCTAAATTTATCAACCTAGCTGATGTTTTTAATTAGTAGCGTTGGCTATTAATTTAATATGCTTGGAACCAAGGCCTATGAGGTGATGAATTCACTGATTaccaatgaaatgaaaataaaacaacccTTTTCTTAAGTGTATCTTACTGCATTGAGCCCAGCACTCTGAAAAATGTTTGCTTCTAAAGCTTGAGCCAAAGTATTTGGGAtaaacaatgatttatttttattacacagGATGTTAAactttattgaagaaaaaaatttaaatgctgacagtcaaaaacaataaaataaaaatctctcagTGGTGGAATTATGAATTATTTCTGTTGTTTCCCTTAGTGCTTT
This genomic stretch from Camelus dromedarius isolate mCamDro1 chromosome 32, mCamDro1.pat, whole genome shotgun sequence harbors:
- the DSG3 gene encoding desmoglein-3 codes for the protein MTWLLFRTTGALAILMVVLLVHGELRIETKGQHGEYETAVQQAKRRYKREWVKFAKPCREGEDNSKRNPIAKITSDFQATQKITYRISGIGIDQPPFGIFVVDRNTGEINITAIVDREETPSFQITCHALNAQGQDVERPLILTVKILDINDNAPVFSQSVFMGEIEENSAANSLVMILNATDADEPNHLNSKIAFKIVSQEPASTPMFLLSRHTGEVRTLTNSLDREQVSSYRLVVSGADKDGEGLSTQCECSIKVKDVNDNFPRFRESQYSARIEENTLSSDLLRFQVIDLDEEFTDNWLAVYFFTSGNEGGWFEIQTDPRTNEGILKVVKALDYEQLQNVQLGIAVRNKAVFHKSVISQYRVQSTPLTIQVVNVREGITFRPASKTFTVQKGISIRKLVNYILGTYQAIDEDTNKAATSVRYALGRNDGGLLIIDSKTAQIKFAKNIDRDATFIVNKTITAEVLAIDESTGKTSTGTVYVRVPDFNEDCPNIVLEKEAICSVSPSVVVSARVLERDKYSGPYTFSLEEQPLKLPVVWGITTLNATSALLRAPQQVSPGVYRISLVVTDGQGRRCETPESLTLEVCQCDNRNTCSRTVTPTKAPWIRRDQSSWRLGPAAIGLLLLGLLMLLLAPLLLLTCDCGTGPISGVTGGFIPVPDGSEGTIHRWGIEGAQPEDKEITNICVPPITANGVDVMENSEVCTNMYAGGTVVEGASGMELTTKLGAAAGSGATAGLGAAGGLGVYSAGLSGTMRTRHSTGGTNKDYGEGAVNMNFLDSYFSQKAFACADDDDGQEANDCLLIYDNEGAGAPGSPIGSLGCCSFIADELDDSFLDSLGPKFKKLAEISLGVDDEAKISQPATKDSSAGIGSCGQSVEVQQSESVRYQAVSGSQGASALSASGSILQPAISIPDPLQQGGSYLVTETYSASGSLVQPSTAVFDPLLTQNVIVTERVICPISSVPGNLHGPTELRASCNKICTEDPCSRLI